In Eriocheir sinensis breed Jianghai 21 unplaced genomic scaffold, ASM2467909v1 Scaffold606, whole genome shotgun sequence, the following are encoded in one genomic region:
- the LOC126993364 gene encoding nucleolar protein 3-like isoform X2, with product MMTRPCVLALLGVALLCGFVAGQEQGAGASAAPTGPVTPATPKKPDASTTAEPSPEPSSDTDPKAEAEPEAEPESEPEPESDDTKAKSGTSNKKGSANSKGSEASSSENGAALVSVSLPSLVLAAVLAKVFAH from the exons aTGATGACTCGTCCCTGCGTGTTGGCCCTGCTCGGCGTGGCTCTCCTGTGCGGCTTCGTGGCTGGGCAGGAACAGGGCGCGGGTGCAAGCGCTGCCCCCACGGGCCCCGTTACCCCCGCCACCCCCAAGAAGCCCGACGCCTCCACCACCGCGGAACCTTCCCCCGAACCCTCCTCTGATACCGATCCCAAAGCCGAGGCAGAGCCCGAGGCCGAACCCGAGAGTGAACCCGAACCCGAAAGTGACGACACGAAGGCCAAGTCAG GCACCTCAAACAAGAAAGGATCAGCCAACTCTAAAGGCTCCG AGGCCTCAAGCAGCGAGAACGGAGCTGCCCTCGTGAGCGTGTCTCTTCCCTCATTGGTGCTGGCCGCCGTGCTCGCCAAGGTGTTCGCCCACTGA
- the LOC126993364 gene encoding clumping factor B-like isoform X1, whose protein sequence is MMTRPCVLALLGVALLCGFVAGQEQGAGASAAPTGPVTPATPKKPDASTTAEPSPEPSSDTDPKAEAEPEAEPESEPEPESDDTKAKSAAPSDDDEDDDDDADEAEMEGKVMNDEEEGNDDEEDEDEEEEEDYVENEEVADAEASSSENGAALVSVSLPSLVLAAVLAKVFAH, encoded by the exons aTGATGACTCGTCCCTGCGTGTTGGCCCTGCTCGGCGTGGCTCTCCTGTGCGGCTTCGTGGCTGGGCAGGAACAGGGCGCGGGTGCAAGCGCTGCCCCCACGGGCCCCGTTACCCCCGCCACCCCCAAGAAGCCCGACGCCTCCACCACCGCGGAACCTTCCCCCGAACCCTCCTCTGATACCGATCCCAAAGCCGAGGCAGAGCCCGAGGCCGAACCCGAGAGTGAACCCGAACCCGAAAGTGACGACACGAAGGCCAAGTCAG CTGCCCCTAGTGACGatgacgaggatgatgatgatgatgcggatGAGGCcgagatggaggggaaggtgatgaatgatgaggaggaggggaatgatgatgaggaggatgaggatgaggaggaggaggaggattatgtggAGAATGAGGAGGTGGCTGACGCTG AGGCCTCAAGCAGCGAGAACGGAGCTGCCCTCGTGAGCGTGTCTCTTCCCTCATTGGTGCTGGCCGCCGTGCTCGCCAAGGTGTTCGCCCACTGA
- the LOC126993367 gene encoding mucolipin-3-like, whose translation MNAANHGQCHRRRSSRDERPDHLKGEAAGEQPGVGHEAALGRELPCQGEDTPLLAEEAHAPGSPAMRRVMAGQRAARHTPRFRSGSWSGVTESEDELEGMAQVLQSQSVPEVKVVGPEGICRESHYGSVSSGLTSEGGPMDDSTTTNTTALLHPNVTPNRMRRRLKFFFMNPVEKWHARRRFPWKLLLQVFKIVVVTAQLCLFAQQRYSHVDYLWDTKVSFSHLFIKGWESTREIQVYPPGTGPLAVYEKQEFYAYLDYAIITYANINDKAIGTYSYKYKDGELVLPTLCNSHYAGGHVFLNNNTYILSDNITTSCINIPVEEVNATDWSIETYLEQNNFTINFDLLLNTEFTFHLRTIKLRVNLPFDTPECYGLTGKIVFNNHDHDGQMVVDLDLGAQVLECHGSVMLVSEAHTLKVWRMVINITSIIICIISLIMCVRAMYRAQLLRKTTETFFSRHFGKELSFEERMEFVNLWYLLICINDILIILGSFLKIGLESKLLHHEDVSYEGYLDTWNVCSLFLGLGNLLVWFGCFLC comes from the exons ATGAACGCGGCCAACCATGGACAGTGTCACAGACGCCGCAGTTCGCGCGACGAGCGGCCCGACCACCTGAAGGGGGAGGCGGCGGGCGAGCAGCCAGGTGTGGGCCACGAGGCAGCGCTGGGCAGGGAGCTGCCATGCCAGGGTGAGGACACGCCCCTGTTGGCCGAGGAGGCGCACGCCCCTGGCTCCCCCGCCATGCGCAGGGTCATGGCTGGGCAGCGGGCGGCGCGCCACACGCCGCGGTTCCGCTCCGGGTCGTGGTCTGGGGTCACGGAGAGCGAGGACG AGCTGGAGGGCATGGCTCAAGTCCTCCAAAGCCAGTCAGTGcctgaggtgaaggtggtgggtcCCGAGGGAATCTGCCGAGAATCTCACTATGGGTCTGTGTCATCTGGCCTCACCAGTGAAGGTGGACCCATGGATGactccacaaccaccaacacaacTGCCCTGCTCCATCCCAATGTGACACCCAACAGGATGAGGCGTCGGCTCAA GTTCTTCTTCATGAATCCTGTTGAGAAGTGGCATGCTAGAAGACGCTTTCCCTGGAAACTGCTTCTTCAAGTGTTTAAGATAGTTGTTGTGACAGCACAG TTATGCCTCTTCGCTCAGCAGCGGTACAGTCATGTAGACTATCTATGGGACACCAAGGTCTCGTTTTCTCACCTGTTCATCAAGGGCTGGGAGAGCACCAGAGAGATACAAGTGTACCCTCCAGGGACAGGTCCTCTAGCTGTTTACGAAAAGCAagagttttatgcgtatttagaTTATGCCATCATAACA TATGCCAACATCAACGACAAGGCCATTGGAACGTATTCCTACAAGTACAAAGATGGGGAACTAGTGTTGCCAACCCTGTGTAATTCCCACTATGCTGGCGGTCATGTCTTCCTCAACAATAATACATATATTCTCAGTGACAACATCACCACAT CTTGCATAAATATCCCTGTGGAGGAGGTCAATGCAACAGACTGGTCCATTGAAACCTACTTGGAACAGAACAACTTCACCATAAACTTTGACCTGCTCCTCAACACTGAGTTCACCTTCCACCTTCGCACCATAAAGCTGAGAGTCAACCTGCCGTTTGACACCCCAGAATGCTATGGTCTCACAGGGAAG ATAGTGTTCAACAACCATGATCATGACGGGCAAATGGTTGTGGACCTGGACTTGGGGGCACAGGTGCTGGAGTGTCATGGCTCAGTTATGCTGGTCTCTGAGGCACACACACTCAAG GTGTGGCGGATGGTCATCAACATTACAAGCATCATCATCTGCATCATTTCCCTCATCATGTGTGTGCGTGCCATGTACCGCGCACAGCTGCTCAGGAAG ACAACAGAGACGTTCTTCAGCCGACACTTTGGGAAGGAATTGAGCTTTGAAGAACGCATGGAATTTGTCAACTTGTGGTATTTGCTCATATGCATCAACGACATCCTCATAATCTTGGGCTCCTTCCTCAAAATTGGCCTGGAGAGTAAG ctGTTACATCATGAGGATGTG